The proteins below come from a single Iocasia fonsfrigidae genomic window:
- a CDS encoding type II toxin-antitoxin system Phd/YefM family antitoxin has translation MLQISSTEFKRNLGKYLSLVSKEDIIITRNGTPIAQVSIPKNEEVSLVSQLTGIIPNDGYTTEDARKERLIKYEDSH, from the coding sequence GTGTTACAAATAAGTTCTACAGAGTTTAAAAGGAATTTAGGTAAATATTTATCACTTGTCAGCAAAGAAGATATTATTATTACTCGTAATGGTACCCCCATCGCTCAAGTCAGCATTCCTAAAAATGAAGAAGTAAGTTTAGTAAGCCAACTTACTGGCATTATACCTAATGATGGTTACACCACTGAAGATGCAAGGAAGGAGCGGCTAATAAAATATGAAGATAGTCATTGA
- a CDS encoding PIN domain-containing protein, producing MKIVIDNNVILDVFQNREPFVKSSSKVLRLVETKQIRGYITANSVTDIYYVLNRGLKNKQKLYSIMEILLKLVDIIDVTARDIYKAFHPEVIDFEDELIYVCAERANIDYIITRNKKDFTNSTITVITPEEFLTSFFKKF from the coding sequence ATGAAGATAGTCATTGATAATAATGTTATTTTAGATGTTTTCCAAAACAGAGAACCCTTTGTTAAATCTTCCTCCAAAGTCTTGCGTTTAGTGGAAACAAAACAAATTAGAGGCTATATAACTGCCAATTCAGTAACAGATATCTATTATGTTTTAAATAGGGGATTAAAAAACAAGCAAAAGTTATATTCTATCATGGAAATACTCTTAAAACTTGTCGATATTATAGATGTCACCGCAAGGGACATTTATAAAGCATTTCATCCTGAAGTTATTGATTTTGAAGATGAATTAATCTATGTCTGTGCTGAACGTGCTAATATAGATTATATCATCACCCGAAATAAAAAAGATTTTACAAACTCCACCATAACAGTTATAACTCCTGAAGAATTTTTAACATCATTTTTTAAAAAATTTTAG